The DNA sequence ccaagtttcagatacctgtcccCAGgtagggagggagagaaatgccggcccctagaccatatgtgacagatccctttcattcaCTCAGCTCAATTGTTATTAAGTAGCTATGTCTATATATACATGACAgtgttctagttatttccCACATTTGGTACCTTGAAGTATATGTCTTGGTACGTTGAAAATTTgacaactgcgcatgcgctcttacAGAATTACTCACTTATAGGTTCAAAGCCTTAGTCTGTGTCTTACTGtcttttttatccttttaGGGATGCATGATGAATAGAGTTCCTTGTAATTTTAGGAGGATAGTtgtaggaaaagaaaaacaaaaactttgaATAATATCTGAACGAAAGAAGaccaaaaaatcaacaacaacaacagataTGCATACGGTTATTTACAAACTGGAATGCTGTAATTTACGATTAAGAATCAAAATCTCTACAAGACTACCTACCATTCACTGAAATCGGAAACCAAATTGCtccatttatttgtttttctttataacGTACCCGAGACATTATTGCGACATTCCAGTTTCAACGCAAATACCATTGCAGCGATCTGGAATTTACgggtgtttttctttcatggtAAGGTATTTTCCATGGTGGAagtcattttaaaactttaaacGAAAACCAACAAGCTATGTGATCTGTTTGCTTTTATTGTGACGTCGTGTTGAGATGATCCATGCTCGTCCTTCAGCAGCGTGCTTGTCGCCTGCCAGTGGTTAAACCTCGTAATTCAAAAGATAACTTGACAAACCAAACATGGTAAATCTAACCAGCAAATAAATGAGGTAACCTAGATTTATGCTGGCCATTCGTTTGCGTAACGCACTTCCTTGGTAATGTAAGCAACCTCCTTAGCTTGGATTCCAGTCTCTTTCGTACAAGACTAAGCAACGGTCACTAATTCTAACTTCCGAGTCGTTTGAAATCTGATTAGAACAGGGCGCGCAAAAGAGAAAACTCCAAAGTTGTGGAGATTAAATATGGAAAACCATAAAGGCTGGTTCGAGGCTCTCAGGCCTAAAAAGCCTTCTGACTTATCAGCTTTTGCAGTCATGATTGTGCTGTTATGGGTTATAATGCTCTTCGAACTGTTGGTTGTGTTGCCAATCTACCATGATCCTTTATCTGGTTGGTACTGCATTCACGTATTCTGTGGATTTTTCATGTGGCTGAACGTTTTTGCCAACCTCTACATGATGATAATGACCGACACGACAGGAAAGAGTCTAGGAATGCCGTCTTCACTGAAACCAGGGTGGACGTATTGTCCTTTCTGTCAGCTGAATTCACCTCCTCGAGCTCATCACTGTCAAATTTGCAATGAATGCGTATTGAAGCGAGACCATCACTGCATTTTTGCAGGCAAATGCGTGGGTTTTAGGAACTATCGTTATTATATATGTTTAGCATTGCATCTATGGATGGGAGCTGTCTATGCCAATTTCTTCCATCACGAATATGTGACGGAACAAATCGGCGAATTCGGGTTTTGGACCTTGCTAAGTTTGTTTAGCCCATTTGTTATGTGGTTGTTGGGCTATACGACTCTATACGGAATTTTCGTCGCCTTTATTGCCGGTGTTTCCATCTTCGCGTTCCTTCTTTTTAGTGCCTTGCTGTTTTTCCAAATGGTAATAATTTTTCGAGGTCAGACGTCTCACGAACGTAAGAAGCACAAGAGAGAATATGACCATGGCTGGAAGCGAAACTTTCTGCAAGTGTTGGGAGCTAGGTGGTATTTGGTATGGATCTGGCCAAGTATTAGCTCACCATTAGAAGGAGATGGCACAAACTTCACGAAAGCTTATCCAGAGCAGCAGAAGTGTCTGTAGAATGAACTTAAGGTACAGACAGTTGATGTTGTTGCCGGTGCTTTTCTCAATGATAGCTTGATCACTCTACAATCGTGGACAAAACTCGTTAAGAAAAACGCACGTGGACCGAAAAAAACACCACTTGACTAATTCTCCCTTCTAAATGTCTTCCTTGCCCCCTTCCCCTCTGCAATCTTGATTTGGGAACTGCTCATTGGCCGGAAACTGTTCATGACTCATAAAACAACATTGGATAGTGAGCAGGGGGTTTTGAAATATCGTAGCTTGTAAACGTTTCAGAGGTGTAATTTTCCTAAAagttttgtccatgattgtagctTTCATTGAATGCAAAGGGCATACATCTAGCTGCTGGGAAGGGTCTCAAAAATTATATAGACTAAATGCCTGGCTTTCCTTGTTTTACCATTTCTTAAACAACCCCAACTTTTATTAACCTCTTCTGTAGGCCTAAACACTACACTTGACAATGtttatgaaaatttttaaGCCCAAGGTTAGCATTAGTAAAGGATTAAAGATGTTAATTTCAGTATTGATAAAAAATGATATGCGACCTATGCTTTGTTCCTGTTGATTTGATACTATTGCTAAACACACAAAAATGGTCAACGATGAAGCTCCCTTCTTTGTCTGAATTGCTTGATAATTCTAAAAGAGGCACAATACTTTCAGGCACCAGTTGGAATGTGGTGTTTTATAGAAATTCTATAGAAAGTTTTGACTGCTGGACATTTAGGCTTTTTGAGACCTTTCCTGGGTGCCAGGCATGAAGCCATTGCATTCCCTGAAAGGTTTTTGGAGTGCTATCAGTCCATTGGTCCACTTGATACATCCAGAATTCAACAGGCTTTCAAAGTATCTCCACCACTTTTACATTCTCAATATagaccattaattttgatgtcaCCGTAtggaagagaaatttcatCCTAGTTGTGTGCATTTACATGCATAAATAACgaaaaaacaaagtgaaactTCCCTCGAGAATATCATCGAGTCTgttttgagaaaacaaaacgtcCAAGCTAAAAAGGCCTATTGtctttgtaaatttattttgtacaataaatttacaaagataagtacaaaataaaaataattttatgaatGTCAGCACCTTTCAAGACAGAAACTTTTTCCATCAACa is a window from the Acropora palmata chromosome 1, jaAcrPala1.3, whole genome shotgun sequence genome containing:
- the LOC141890201 gene encoding putative palmitoyltransferase ZDHHC24, which translates into the protein MENHKGWFEALRPKKPSDLSAFAVMIVLLWVIMLFELLVVLPIYHDPLSGWYCIHVFCGFFMWLNVFANLYMMIMTDTTGKSLGMPSSLKPGWTYCPFCQLNSPPRAHHCQICNECVLKRDHHCIFAGKCVGFRNYRYYICLALHLWMGAVYANFFHHEYVTEQIGEFGFWTLLSLFSPFVMWLLGYTTLYGIFVAFIAGVSIFAFLLFSALLFFQMVIIFRGQTSHERKKHKREYDHGWKRNFLQVLGARWYLVWIWPSISSPLEGDGTNFTKAYPEQQKCL